One Coccinella septempunctata chromosome 1, icCocSept1.1, whole genome shotgun sequence DNA window includes the following coding sequences:
- the LOC123312543 gene encoding uncharacterized protein LOC123312543 isoform X4, translating to MRIMEDVGEGCMVQPSSPGHAELHPESETTEENGISTEDNQVEKIIEKSEQPENASSVDEETESKDLNATEDNNTDTDLADSADNKRKHDEEISAAKRFKLDINESFHHRNKMFGDYMDMIECDESNTDHLQMQAEILHNQIKTLNDLAREKEMEWNSIIHLKKFKEELLLRIERKKQLSYMNVDKNDVDESQDESQVKASPSRVTLSIPKASQTDKINKFLARTRSSETNGSLDLRQHIKSRPTLDVQSIIADYRQRHPENVPRRGKRIRNNFNGKNRASNVLNFSSMSLGSGSQVKHNNLQDISNELNLILNSMDQSDIPRSAMETGHRIQDSTSFKSMLLQLAKLSQTEENEILQNSIKPPPPYPEVTVHPVASTTPLQNSLLHGILTKTPSRANYKKAFSPTLARLLTAPDQSGNDLKSSLSSHSGSISITEMLSSSKEDDKNEDSNDRLVIDEGKRDERRESDNNSDTGDDVPQCQGCNQKTAQFVCAGCGNQWYCSRDCQVSAWDEHSEVCCG from the exons ATGCGAATTATGGAGGACGTTGGAGAAGGTTGTATGGTTCAGCCTTCGTCGCCAGGACATGCTGAGCTGCATCCAGAAAGTGAAACGACCGAAGAGAACGGCATATCAACAGAAGACAACCAAGTCGAGAAAATTATCGAGAAAAGCGAGCAGCCCGAGAATGCATCATCCGTCGATGAAGAAACAGAAAGTAAAGACTTGAATGCAACCGAAGACAACAACACAGATACCGATTTGGCAGATTCCGCTGACAACAAACGTAAACACGATGAAGAGATATCAGCAGCGAAAAGATTCAAGCTCGACATAAACGAAAGTTTTCATCACAGAAACAAAATGTTTGGCGACTACATGGACATGATAGAATGTGATGAATCTAATACTGACCATTTACAAATGCAAGCTGAGATACTTCATAACCAAATAAAAACGTTGAACGATCTCGCACGCGAGAAGGAAATGGAATGGAACAGCATCATAcatctgaaaaaatttaaagaagaaTTACTTTTAAGGATAGAGCGAAAAAAACAATTATCTTATATGAACGTCGACAAAAACGACGTCGATGAAAGCCAAGATGAGAGTCAAGTTAAAGCTAGTCCAAGTCGAGTCACTCTCAGTATTCCCAAAGCTTCACAGACTGATAAAATCAATAAGTTCCTAGCCAGGACCCGTAGTTCTGAAACCAATGGGTCTTTGGATCTTAGGCAACACATTAAAAGTAGGCCCACCTTGGACGTTCAGTCCATAATTGCAGATTATAGACAGAGGCATCCGGAAAATGTACCAAGGAGAGGAAAAAGAATCAGGAATAACTTCAATGGAAAAAACAGAGCCTCAAATGTTCTGAATTTCTCATCAATGTCACTTGGTTCTGGTTCTCAAGTGAAACACAACAATCTGCAAGATATAAGCAACGAATTGAACCTCATTTTGAATTCAATGGACCAG aGCGACATACCCAGATCAGCAATGGAAACTGGTCACAGGATTCAAGATTCGACGTCTTTCAAGAGCATGCTTCTTCAACTCGCTAAATTGTCACAGACCGAAGAGAATGAAATTCTCCAGAACTCCATAAAACCTCCACCACCTTATCCTGAAGTGACGGTTCATCCTGTTGCTTCAACAACGCCCCTTCAGAATTCTCTTCTACACGGGATACTAACTAAG acacCCTCAAGAGCAAATTATAAAAAGGCATTCAGTCCGACTCTGGCGAGACTGTTGACTGCTCCGGATCAGTCTGGGAACGATCTGAAATCATCCCTCTCGAGTCATTCAGGCAGTATATCCATAACCGAAATGCTTTCATCGAGCAAG GAGGACGATAAAAATGAAGATAGTAATGATAGACTGGTGATCGACGAGGGAAAGCGAGATGAGAGGAGAGAATCAGATAACAATTCGGACACAGGAGACGATGTGCCACAATGCCAAGGCTGCAACCAAAAAACAGCCCAATTTGTTTGTGCTGGTTGCGGAAATCAATGGTACTGTAGTAGGGATTGCCAG